From one Rosa rugosa chromosome 4, drRosRugo1.1, whole genome shotgun sequence genomic stretch:
- the LOC133706931 gene encoding probable UDP-glucosyl transferase 73B6, producing MTAEILVVPKDGKGHLFPCLELCNHLIARNYHITLILESDLTSSIPSSLLQSPLFKLTNISSSSPPSPFPSHHMLQGLEAFLAQPHRDPTRPVFAVIDHIMSKTQEVFWKFGIPTVVFITSGAAWAAIQHAVWVVRPDDMKPGEARALPGLPENMVITYSDLKQRRPWIPSPPPHKTPSHSGGPGGMKPPRGPPLPGEPAPWVEEVKSSSAILINTCDDLERPFLDYVSDLTGKPVWGVGPLLPEQYWKSFESLLHDPEIRPKRESNYTEDEIIQWLDSKPRGSVVYVSFGSEVNPTNEEYPELTKALEESTRPFIWVIQRKSGKPGPGSGRPGPGGPPEESYFPNGLDAKVGKRGLIIHGWAPQLLILSHQSAGGFISHCGWNSTLEAVVRGVPLLAWPIRGDQYYNAKLVVSYLKVGSMVSEGYPADKVTKDDIMVGLDRVLEDEEIRTRSAAIRDKFENGYPASSVASLDAFCDFVNKKFVK from the coding sequence ATGACTGCTGAGATTCTAGTAGTGCCCAAAGATGGCAAGGGCCACCTCTTCCCATGCCTCGAGCTCTGCAACCACCTCATTGCCCGAAATTACCATATCACCCTCATCCTCGAATCTGATCTCACCTCCTCCATCCCCTCCTCTCTCCTCCAATCTCCCCTCTTCAAACTCACCAacatctcctcctcctcaccgCCGTCGCCTTTCCCCAGCCACCACATGCTTCAGGGCCTCGAGGCGTTCTTGGCCCAGCCGCACCGGGATCCGACCCGACCCGTTTTCGCCGTCATAGACCACATTATGAGCAAGACGCAGGAGGTGTTTTGGAAGTTCGGGATTCCCACGGTGGTCTTCATCACCTCCGGGGCCGCCTGGGCCGCCATCCAGCACGCCGTGTGGGTGGTCCGACCCGACGACATGAAACCCGGCGAGGCCAGAGCCCTTCCCGGGTTACCCGAAAACATGGTCATTACGTACTCGGATCTCAAACAACGGCGTCCTTGGATTCCGTCACCGCCACCGCATAAAACACCCTCCCACTCCGGCGGTCCTGGCGGAATGAAGCCGCCGCGAGGACCGCCTCTCCCGGGCGAACCGGCGCCGTGGGTGGAGGAGGTGAAGAGCTCCTCCGCGATACTGATCAACACGTGTGACGATCTCGAACGTCCATTTCTGGACTACGTTTCCGACTTGACCGGAAAACCCGTTTGGGGAGTGGGTCCCTTACTGCCGGAGCAGTACTGGAAGTCGTTCGAGTCCCTGCTCCACGACCCGGAGATCCGACCCAAGCGCGAATCCAACTACACAGAGGACGAGATCATCCAATGGCTCGATTCCAAGCCACGTGGATCCGTCGTCTACGTGTCATTCGGCAGCGAGGTGAATCCCACAAACGAGGAGTACCCGGAGCTGACCAAAGCACTGGAGGAGTCGACCCGGCCGTTCATATGGGTCATCCAACGCAAGTCCGGAAAACCGGGTCCCGGTTCGGGGCGTCCGGGTCCGGGTGGTCCACCGGAAGAGAGCTATTTTCCAAACGGGTTGGATGCTAAAGTCGGAAAGAGAGGTCTAATAATTCACGGCTGGGCCCCACAGCTATTGATCCTCAGCCATCAATCGGCCGGCGGGTTTATATCTCACTGCGGGTGGAATTCTACGCTGGAGGCAGTTGTACGTGGCGTGCCGCTATTGGCGTGGCCAATTAGGGGCGATCAGTACTACAATGCGAAGCTGGTGGTGAGCTATCTCAAAGTAGGGAGCATGGTGTCCGAGGGCTATCCGGCTGATAAGGTTACCAAGGACGACATAATGGTTGGCTTGGACAGGGTTTTGGAAGATGAAGAGATAAGGACACGATCGGCGGCGATCCGGGACAAGTTCGAGAATGGCTATCCGGCAAGCTCGGTGGCCTCACTGGAtgctttttgtgattttgtcaACAAAAAATTTGTCAAGTAA
- the LOC133741816 gene encoding 21 kDa protein-like, which yields MEGYLVRTLLAFAILSLFNHINPCTATLLPNEPNTDFIRTSCKVTLHPILCYNSLKDYACKIQTDPKLLAYTAINVTLEFTKQSLATVKRFQEIGGLNPVLASTMEACANELTVAMDDIQNSKEGLEDHVTEGSDPKLEMGETQAWLNAGLTIEQKCFDGFAVGHLDGKVETLTRRNIMKVAHLTSNAVQLLNHYALSKVIYP from the coding sequence ATGGAAGGCTATCTTGTACGTACACTACTAGCTTTCGCCATTCTCTCGTTGTTTAACCACATAAACCCCTGCACAGCAACCTTGCTTCCTAATGAACCAAACACCGACTTCATAAGAACTTCTTGCAAAGTCACATTACATCCCATTTTGTGCTATAATTCTCTCAAGGATTACGCATGCAAAATCCAGACTGATCCGAAATTGCTAGCTTATACTGCTATCAATGTGACTCTTGAGTTCACCAAACAATCTCTAGCGACAGTGAAGCGGTTTCAAGAGATTGGTGGTTTGAATCCTGTTTTAGCTTCAACAATGGAGGCATGTGCAAATGAACTTACTGTCGCTATGGACGACATCCAGAATTCCAAAGAGGGATTGGAGGATCATGTAACAGAAGGCTCTGATCCCAAGCTTGAAATGGGTGAAACTCAGGCGTGGCTTAATGCCGGACTAACAATAGAGCAGAAATGCTTTGATGGCTTTGCTGTAGGTCATCTTGATGGGAAAGTGGAGACCCTTACTCGCAGAAATATTATGAAAGTCGCGCATTTAACAAGCAATGCCGTGCAACTCCTCAACCACTATGCATTATCTAAAGTTATATATccttag